Proteins encoded together in one Miscanthus floridulus cultivar M001 chromosome 16, ASM1932011v1, whole genome shotgun sequence window:
- the LOC136513149 gene encoding uncharacterized protein — translation MAPPPEPRRPYKRPAISDQQRRRELALQAQSSRRADAQARARALATSLLTTQAPAAATSRHEEEEYDEHEEEEHEHELPIAGVAAAAAASRLRGPDARRWFARQIMLPEWMVDAPPHLATDWHVFARPSGKRCLVVSSNGMTISRVRNGSILHRFPSALPNGSKRDISGPASSYSILDCIFHEPDETYYIIDMICWRGYSLYDCTAEFRFFWVNSKIAETSAGDPPSTYHRYRFSALPVYDCTLEGLQAAYSGSMPYVKDGLLFYNKHAHYQAGITPLALVWKDETCSQYVIDTDKKGEIPSEQHLVLELLEDGRVVTSDDPPVAFGSLDSAFIQKSNLRPGNLLRFAVRDESVKLVDGKMQIGQLQFVGKPNRARAFADSHSKVLFQYAARHVPLRIEDLVASIQSNNMELESTDVEMQD, via the exons atggcgccgccgccggagccccGCCGCCCGTACAAGCGACCGGCCATCTCCGACCAGCAGCGCCGCCGGGAGCTCGCCCTCCAGGCGCAGTCCTCCCGGCGCGCCGACGCCCAGGCGCGCGCCCGCGCCCTCGCCACCTCCCTCCTCACCACCCAGGCCCCTGCCGCAGCCACCAGTCGCCACGAGGAGGAGGAGTACGACgagcatgaggaggaggagcacgaGCACGAGCTCCCCATCGCTGGcgtcgcggcggcggccgccgcctccaGGCTCCGCGGCCCCGACGCGCGCCGGTGGTTCGCGCGTCAGATCATGCTTCCCGAGTGGATGGTCGACGCCCCACCCCACCTCGCCACCGACTG GCATGTTTTTGCCCGACCTTCTGGCAAACGATGTTTGGTTGTGTCATCCAATGGCATGACGATCAGCAGGGTTCGTAACGGGTCCATCCTTCATCGTTTCCCTTCGGCACTACCGAACGGATCAAAGAGAGATATTTCTGGCCCAGCGAGCTCGTACTCCATTCTCGATTGCATTTTTCATGAG CCTGATGAGACATACTATATCATTGATATGATCTGTTGGCGAGGCTATTCGCTCTATGACTGCACTGCTGAGTTCAGGTTTTTCTGGGTCAACTCTAAGATTGCAGAAACTTCTGCTGGTGATCCTCCATCAACATACCATAGATATAGATTCAGTGCACTCCCTGTATACGATTGCACTCTTGAGGGTCTCCAAGCAGCATACTCGGGCAGCATGCCCTATGTCAAAGATGGCTTGCTGTTCTACAACAA GCATGCACATTATCAAGCTGGGATTACTCCCCTTGCCCTGGTATGGAAAGACGAGACTTGTAGCCAATATGTTATTGATACGGACAAGAAGGGAGAAATACCAAGTGAACAACAT CTTGTGTTGGAGCTGCTAGAAGATGGAAGGGTAGTTACTTCTGACGATCCTCCTGTTGCATTTGGCAGCTTGGACAGTGCATTCATACAGAAG TCAAACCTACGACCAGGGAATCTTCTCCGCTTTGCAGTTAGAGATGAAAGTGTGAAACTTGTGGATGGAAAGATGCAGATCGGTCAGCTGCAGTTTGTTGGAAAGCCAAACCGTGCTCGTGCTTTTGCTGACAGCCATTCAAAA GTTTTGTTCCAGTATGCAGCAAGGCATGTTCCTCTGAGAATTGAGGATCTGGTTGCCTCCATTCAATCAAACAATATGGAGCTTGAATCCACTGATGTTGAAATGCAAGATTAA